The following are from one region of the Sciurus carolinensis chromosome 5, mSciCar1.2, whole genome shotgun sequence genome:
- the Trim8 gene encoding E3 ubiquitin-protein ligase TRIM8, with protein sequence MAENWKNCFEEELICPICLHVFVEPVQLPCKHNFCRGCIGEAWAKDSGLVRCPECNQAYNQKPGLEKNLKLTNIVEKFNALHVEKPPAALHCVFCRRGPPLPAQKVCLRCEAPCCQSHVQTHLQQPSTARGHLLVEADDVRAWSCPQHNAYRLYHCEAEQVAVCQYCCYYSGAHQGHSVCDVEIRRNEIRKMLMKQQDRLEEREQDIEDQLYKLESDKRLVEEKVSQLKEEVRLQYEKLHQLLDEDLRQTVEVLDKAQAKFCSENAAQALHLGERMQEAKKLLGSLQLLFDKTEDVSFMKNTKSVKILMDRTQTCTGSSLSPPKIGHLNSKLFLNEVAKKEKQLRKMLEGPFSTPVPFLQSVPLYPCGVSSSGAEKRKHSAAFPEASFLETPSGPVGGQYGAAGTASGEGQSGQPLGPCSSTQHLVALPGGAQPVHSSPVFPPSQYPNGSAAQQPMLPQYGGRKILVCSVDNCYCSSVANHGGHQPYPRSGHFPWTVPSQEYSHPLPPTPSVPQSLPGLAVRDWLDASQQPGHQDFYRVYGQPSTKHYVTS encoded by the exons ATGGCGGAGAATTGGAAGAACTGCTTCGAGGAGGAGCTCATCTGCCCCATCTGCCTGCACGTCTTCGTGGAGCCGGTGCAGCTCCCGTGCAAACACAACTTCTGCCGGGGCTGTATCGGTGAGGCATGGGCCAAGGACAGCGGCCTGGTGCGCTGTCCGGAGTGCAACCAGGCCTACAACCAGAAGCCAGGCCTGGAGAAGAACCTGAAGCTCACCAACATCGTGGAGAAGTTCAACGCCCTGCACGTGGAGAAGCCGCCGGCGGCGCTGCACTGCGTGTTCTGCCGCCGCGGCCCCCCGCTGCCCGCGCAGAAGGTCTGCCTGCGCTGCGAGGCGCCCTGCTGCCAGTCCCACGTGCAGACGCACCTGCAGCAGCCCTCCACCGCCCGCGGGCACCTCCTGGTGGAGGCGGACGACGTGCGGGCCTGGAGCTGCCCGCAGCACAACGCCTACCGCCTCTACCACTGCGAGGCCGAGCAGGTGGCTGTGTGCCAGTACTGCTGCTACTACAGCGGCGCGCATCAGGGACACTCGGTGTGCGACGTGGAGATCCGGAGGAATGAGATCCGG AAGATGCTGATGAAGCAGCAGGACCGGCTGGAGGAGCGAGAGCAAGACATTGAGGACCAGCTGTACAAGCTTGAATCAGACAAGCGCCTGGTGGAG GAGAAAGTGAGCCAGCTGAAGGAGGAGGTGCGGCTGCAGTATGAGAAGCTGCACCAGCTGCTGGATGAGGACCTGCGGCAAACTGTGGAGGTGCTGGACAAGGCCCAGGCCAAGTTCTGCAGCGAGAACGCGGCGCAGGCGCTGCACCTCGGGGAGCGCATGCAGGAGGCCAAGAAGCTGCTGGGTTCCCTGCAGCTGCTCTTCGATAAGACAGAGGATGTCAGCTTCATGAAG AACACCAAGTCTGTGAAAATCCTAATGGACAG GACCCAGACCTGCACGGGCAGCAGCCTTTCTCCCCCTAAGATCGGCCACTTGAACTCCAAGCTCTTCCTGAACGAGGTGGCCAAGAAGGAGAAGCAGCTGCGGAAGATGCTAGAAG GGCCTTTCAGCACACCGGTGCCCTTCCTGCAGAGCGTCCCCCTGTACCCTTGTGGCGTGAGCAGCTCTGGGGCGGAAAAGCGCAAGCACTCGGCGGCCTTCCCCGAGGCCAGTTTCCTAGAGACGCCATCCGGCCCTGTGGGCGGCCAGTACGGGGCAGCAGGCACAGCCAGCGGCGAGGGCCAGTCTGGGCAGCCCCTAGGGCCCTGCAGTTCTACGCAGCACTTGGTGGCTCTGCCGGGCGGTGCCCAACCAGTGCACTCGAGTCCCGTGTTCCCCCCATCGCAGTATCCCAATGGCTCCGCCGCCCAGCAGCCCATGCTTCCCCAGTATGGCGGCCGCAAGATTCTCGTCTGTTCTGTGGACAACTGTTACTGTTCTTCCGTGGCCAACCATGGCGGCCACCAGCCCTACCCCCGCTCCGGCCACTTCCCCTGGACAGTGCCCTCACAGGAGTACTCACACCCGCTCCCGCCCACACCCTCCGTCCCCCAGTCCCTTCCCGGCCTGGCGGTCAGAGACTGGCTCGACGCCTCCCAGCAGCCTGGCCACCAGGATTTCTACAGGGTGTATGGGCAGCCATCCACCAAACACTACGTGACGAGCTAA